Proteins from one Prosthecomicrobium sp. N25 genomic window:
- a CDS encoding flotillin domain-containing protein, with product MTGQLIGTLLLWLIVAVIVIAIVVYLVNWLYRRSSKEVSFVRTGLFGEKVVINGGAFVLPIIHDVTLVSMNVLRMAVTRANGDALSTRDRMRVDIDAEFYVRVRPDPASVSVAAATLGRRTLQPDQLNALLSGKFISALRSVASEMTMEEMHEQRGLYVQRVKDAAVDMLEQNGLVLESVAITDLDQTDLQFFNPSNRFDAEGLTRVIEEIEQKRKIRNDIEQDSMIKIRTRNLEAERQALDIERDSETARLEQQREIEIRRAMQRAEVARERAQRDTEAEQALIQSREEIEKAKIANDRAISEARIASERDVRQREIERTKAVEVADIVAREEVEKARIRNENTVQATRIASEMETRQREIERTRDLEAAEIAAREATEKARIAQEALVNAERIAREQEVRSLEITRNRTLDESEIAAREAVEKARIAQENTITAERIAFEEGRRRLEIDRNAAVEKAEIAAREAIEAARIAQEKAVAAERIASDLETRRLEIRRTEELEAAEIAARETVEKARIAQENAITAERIAFDEGRRKLEIDRDAAVEQAEIAAREATEAARIAQEKAVAAERIASELATRRLEIKRAEELEAAEIERRDAVERQRIAAELKIEEERIASSRAREVLQIEQKRTVELAEEDRAIVVAAKKAERTGADKVLRQAEITARQEIERTDVAREQALEAARLERRRAIEQIEVARVQALQEAQIAANEEVERARIASDRGLDEARVGRQRDLRKLEIARERDVESAAMDKAIALYTKSLEESAAAVQAEIAKAKAVEAAELVKTTQDQETARRRKTVDVIMAETAAEETRIAAEADKVRRAVEAEAQRLLYEAENVLSDGARYGLFRRRLLDRIEGIVRESVRPMEKIDGIKILHVDGLSGGGGGGPASRTPTDEVIESALRYRVQAPLIDEVLKEIGIEGGSLAKMGGLIREASDMQRVAKDAQPPKPKDGPAEKK from the coding sequence ATGACGGGGCAGCTGATCGGAACGCTCCTTCTCTGGCTCATCGTGGCGGTGATCGTGATCGCGATCGTCGTCTACCTGGTCAACTGGCTGTACCGGCGGTCCTCCAAGGAGGTGTCCTTCGTCCGGACCGGCCTGTTCGGCGAGAAGGTGGTGATCAACGGCGGCGCCTTCGTGCTGCCGATCATCCACGACGTCACGCTGGTCAGCATGAACGTGCTGCGCATGGCCGTGACCCGCGCCAACGGCGACGCGCTCTCGACCCGCGACCGGATGCGCGTCGACATCGACGCCGAGTTCTACGTCCGGGTCCGGCCCGATCCCGCCTCGGTCTCGGTTGCGGCGGCCACGCTCGGCCGGCGAACCCTGCAGCCCGACCAGTTGAACGCGCTGCTCTCCGGCAAGTTCATCTCGGCCCTGCGCTCCGTCGCGTCCGAGATGACCATGGAGGAGATGCACGAGCAGCGCGGGCTCTACGTGCAGCGCGTCAAGGACGCCGCTGTCGACATGCTCGAACAGAACGGGCTGGTCCTGGAATCCGTCGCGATCACCGACCTCGACCAGACCGACCTGCAATTCTTCAATCCCTCCAACCGCTTCGACGCCGAGGGTCTCACCCGCGTGATCGAGGAGATCGAGCAGAAGCGGAAGATCCGGAACGACATCGAGCAGGACTCGATGATCAAGATCCGGACCCGCAACCTCGAGGCGGAGCGCCAGGCCCTCGATATCGAGCGGGACAGCGAGACCGCCCGGCTGGAGCAGCAGCGCGAGATCGAAATCCGCCGCGCCATGCAGCGCGCCGAGGTCGCCCGCGAGCGGGCGCAGCGCGACACCGAAGCCGAGCAGGCCCTGATCCAGTCGCGCGAGGAGATCGAGAAGGCCAAGATCGCCAACGACCGGGCGATCAGCGAGGCCCGGATCGCGTCGGAACGCGACGTGCGCCAGCGCGAGATCGAGCGCACGAAGGCCGTCGAGGTGGCCGACATCGTCGCCCGCGAGGAGGTCGAGAAGGCCAGGATCCGGAACGAGAACACCGTGCAGGCCACCCGCATCGCCTCCGAGATGGAGACCCGGCAGAGGGAGATCGAGCGGACGCGGGACCTGGAGGCGGCGGAGATCGCGGCGCGCGAGGCGACCGAGAAGGCGCGCATCGCCCAGGAGGCCCTGGTCAACGCCGAGCGCATCGCCCGCGAGCAGGAGGTCCGCAGCCTCGAGATCACCCGCAACCGGACGCTCGACGAATCCGAGATCGCGGCCCGGGAGGCGGTCGAGAAGGCCCGGATCGCGCAGGAGAACACGATCACGGCGGAGCGGATCGCCTTCGAGGAGGGCCGCCGCAGGCTGGAGATCGACCGCAACGCCGCGGTGGAGAAGGCCGAGATCGCCGCCCGCGAGGCCATCGAGGCGGCGCGCATCGCCCAGGAGAAGGCCGTCGCGGCCGAGCGCATCGCCTCGGACCTCGAGACACGCCGGCTGGAGATCCGGCGCACCGAGGAGCTGGAGGCCGCCGAGATCGCCGCCCGCGAGACCGTCGAGAAGGCCCGCATCGCCCAGGAGAATGCGATCACGGCGGAGCGGATCGCCTTCGACGAGGGGCGCCGCAAACTGGAGATCGACCGCGACGCCGCGGTGGAGCAGGCCGAGATCGCCGCCCGCGAGGCCACCGAGGCGGCCCGGATCGCCCAGGAGAAGGCGGTCGCGGCCGAGCGCATCGCCTCGGAGCTCGCCACGCGCCGGCTGGAAATCAAGCGCGCGGAGGAACTGGAGGCCGCCGAGATCGAGCGGCGCGACGCGGTGGAGCGCCAGCGCATCGCCGCCGAACTGAAGATCGAGGAGGAGCGGATCGCCTCCTCGCGTGCCCGGGAGGTCCTGCAGATCGAGCAGAAGCGCACGGTCGAGCTCGCCGAGGAGGATCGCGCCATCGTGGTCGCGGCCAAGAAGGCGGAGCGGACCGGCGCCGACAAGGTGTTGCGGCAGGCCGAGATCACCGCCAGGCAGGAGATCGAGCGCACGGACGTCGCCCGCGAGCAGGCGCTCGAGGCCGCCCGGCTGGAGCGCCGGCGCGCAATCGAGCAGATCGAGGTGGCGCGGGTGCAGGCGCTCCAGGAGGCGCAGATCGCCGCCAACGAGGAGGTCGAGCGGGCGCGCATCGCCTCCGATCGCGGCCTCGACGAGGCGCGCGTCGGCCGGCAGCGGGACCTGCGCAAGCTCGAGATCGCCCGCGAGCGCGACGTCGAGAGCGCCGCCATGGACAAGGCGATCGCGCTCTACACCAAGTCGTTGGAGGAGAGCGCGGCGGCCGTTCAGGCCGAGATCGCCAAGGCCAAGGCGGTGGAGGCCGCCGAGCTGGTCAAGACCACGCAGGACCAGGAGACGGCACGGCGGCGCAAGACCGTCGATGTCATCATGGCGGAGACGGCCGCGGAGGAGACCCGCATCGCGGCGGAAGCCGACAAGGTGCGTCGCGCGGTCGAGGCCGAGGCGCAGCGACTCCTCTACGAGGCCGAGAACGTGCTTTCGGACGGGGCCCGCTACGGCCTGTTCCGGCGCCGGCTGCTCGACCGGATCGAGGGCATCGTGCGCGAGAGCGTGCGGCCGATGGAGAAGATCGACGGCATCAAGATCCTGCACGTGGACGGGCTTTCGGGCGGCGGGGGCGGCGGCCCGGCCTCGCGCACGCCGACCGACGAGGTCATCGAGAGCGCGCTGCGCTACCGCGTCCAGGCGCCGCTGATCGACGAGGTGCTGAAGGAGATCGGCATCGAGGGCGGCAGCCTCGCCAAGATGGGCGGTCTCATCCGCGAGGCCTCGGACATGCAGCGCGTCGCCAAGGATGCCCAGCCGCCGAAGCCCAAGGACGGGCCGGCCGAAAAGAAGTGA
- a CDS encoding SRPBCC family protein: MPKVVRSTIVDVPVDRLWAVLRDFNAHDQYHPVVAVSAIERGYPPDKVGCVRRFTLRDGSELREQLLALTDLEMAYSYCLLDTPIPLFNYVAHVRLLPVTDGNRSFWHWESRFTTPPGREEELARLVGDEVYSAGMEAVRLLPELQTGAP, translated from the coding sequence GTGCCCAAGGTCGTCCGCAGCACGATCGTCGACGTTCCGGTAGACCGGCTCTGGGCCGTGCTGCGCGACTTCAACGCGCACGACCAGTACCACCCGGTGGTCGCCGTCAGCGCGATCGAGCGCGGCTATCCGCCCGACAAGGTCGGCTGCGTGCGCCGCTTCACGCTGCGCGACGGCAGCGAGCTGCGCGAGCAGCTGCTCGCGCTGACCGATCTCGAGATGGCCTACAGCTACTGCCTGCTGGATACGCCGATCCCGCTCTTCAACTACGTGGCGCATGTCCGGCTGCTGCCGGTCACGGACGGCAATCGAAGCTTCTGGCACTGGGAAAGCCGCTTCACGACCCCACCGGGCCGGGAGGAGGAACTCGCCCGCCTGGTGGGCGACGAGGTCTATTCCGCCGGCATGGAGGCCGTGCGGCTCCTGCCCGAACTGCAGACGGGAGCGCCCTGA
- a CDS encoding ABC transporter permease, which yields MAEPTPRTAGSGPPVLQLQGVNVFYGRSHALQSVDLALQGGVLSVVGRNGMGKTTMCKAIMGLVPIASGSIRFLGEELVGRAPAEIARLGIGYVPQGRRLWRSLTVDEHLRLMARGKGAWTPERIYEVFPRLAERRRNGGAQLSGGEQQMLAISRALLMNPRLLIMDEPTEGLAPVIVAHVEETLVRLAAEGDVSILVIEQNIGVATQMSDPVAIMVNGRIHRVIASQTLAADRDLQQRLLGVGRHGHESADALTVDDGATGPKPATAPPSGPIRIYVANPATPTRWSQDVPAARIEAQARTVTRPMLATVDGRRVGDLSPLAGRVPQEPHVIVAGTLDTKGDELRYIRDIIKAAGIRTRLVDLSTRGRNQGADVSAQEVALASPAGSAGIASGDRGTAVAAMTEAFRAWVGRQQNVAGIIAAGGSGGTAIATAGMQVLPVGVPKLMISTMASGNVAAYVGATDITMMHSVTDVQGLNRVSRAVLGNGARAMAAMARAFMEEKAASPARRPAGERPLVGLTMFGVTTPCVQQVTRLVEKDWEPLVFHATGVGGRSMEKLIESGLVQGVIDVTTTEVCDLMMGGILPATEDRFGAVIRTKLPYVGSVGALDMVNFGAPETIPAHYRHRLFYPHNPQVTLMRTTADENRRMGLWIGERLNRMEGPVRFLIPEGGVSALDAPGQPFWDPAADAALFDAIAATVRVTANRQIVRLPHHINDPAFAAALAQHFRALHQGRFRGASGRT from the coding sequence ATGGCTGAGCCCACGCCGCGCACCGCCGGGTCCGGCCCGCCGGTCCTCCAGCTCCAGGGGGTCAACGTCTTCTACGGCCGCAGCCACGCCCTGCAGAGCGTGGACCTCGCGCTGCAGGGCGGCGTACTTTCGGTGGTCGGCCGTAACGGCATGGGCAAGACGACCATGTGCAAGGCGATCATGGGGCTGGTGCCGATCGCCTCGGGGTCGATCCGCTTCCTCGGCGAGGAGCTCGTCGGGCGGGCGCCGGCCGAGATCGCCCGCCTGGGCATCGGCTACGTGCCGCAGGGCCGGCGGCTATGGCGCTCGCTGACCGTGGACGAGCATCTCCGGCTGATGGCGCGCGGCAAGGGCGCCTGGACGCCGGAGCGGATCTACGAGGTCTTCCCCCGGCTCGCCGAGCGCCGCCGCAACGGCGGCGCGCAGCTCTCGGGCGGCGAGCAGCAGATGCTGGCGATCAGCCGCGCCCTCCTGATGAACCCGCGCCTCCTGATCATGGACGAGCCGACCGAGGGCCTCGCCCCGGTGATCGTGGCGCACGTCGAGGAGACGCTCGTCCGGCTCGCGGCCGAGGGCGACGTGTCGATCCTGGTGATCGAGCAGAACATCGGCGTGGCGACCCAGATGTCCGATCCGGTCGCCATCATGGTCAACGGCCGGATCCATCGGGTGATCGCCTCGCAGACGCTGGCGGCGGACCGCGACCTGCAGCAGCGCCTGCTCGGCGTCGGCCGGCACGGCCACGAGTCGGCGGACGCCCTGACCGTCGACGACGGGGCGACGGGGCCGAAGCCGGCGACGGCCCCGCCGTCGGGGCCGATCCGGATCTACGTCGCCAATCCGGCGACGCCGACCCGGTGGTCGCAGGACGTGCCGGCGGCGCGCATCGAGGCGCAGGCGCGCACCGTCACCCGCCCCATGCTCGCCACCGTCGACGGCCGGCGCGTCGGCGACCTGTCGCCGCTGGCCGGGCGGGTGCCCCAGGAGCCGCACGTCATCGTCGCCGGCACGCTCGACACCAAGGGCGACGAGCTCCGCTACATCCGCGACATCATCAAGGCCGCCGGGATCCGGACGCGGCTGGTCGACCTCTCCACGCGCGGCCGGAACCAGGGCGCGGACGTCTCCGCCCAGGAGGTCGCCCTCGCCTCGCCGGCCGGATCGGCCGGCATCGCCTCCGGAGACCGCGGCACGGCGGTCGCGGCCATGACGGAGGCGTTCCGGGCCTGGGTCGGCCGGCAGCAGAACGTCGCCGGCATCATCGCGGCCGGCGGCTCGGGCGGCACCGCGATCGCCACCGCGGGCATGCAGGTGCTGCCCGTCGGCGTGCCGAAACTGATGATCTCCACGATGGCCTCCGGCAACGTCGCCGCTTACGTGGGCGCGACCGACATCACGATGATGCACTCGGTGACCGACGTGCAGGGCCTCAACCGGGTCTCCCGCGCGGTGCTCGGCAACGGCGCCCGGGCGATGGCCGCCATGGCGCGCGCCTTCATGGAGGAGAAGGCCGCGAGCCCCGCCCGCCGGCCCGCCGGCGAGAGGCCGCTCGTCGGCCTGACCATGTTCGGCGTGACGACGCCCTGCGTGCAGCAGGTCACCCGGCTCGTCGAGAAGGACTGGGAGCCGCTCGTCTTCCACGCGACCGGCGTCGGCGGCCGGTCGATGGAGAAGCTGATCGAGTCCGGCCTCGTCCAGGGCGTGATCGACGTCACCACCACCGAGGTCTGCGACCTCATGATGGGCGGCATACTGCCCGCCACCGAGGACCGCTTCGGCGCCGTGATCCGGACGAAGCTGCCCTATGTGGGTTCGGTCGGCGCGCTCGACATGGTCAACTTCGGCGCGCCCGAGACGATCCCGGCGCATTACCGGCACCGCCTGTTCTACCCCCACAACCCGCAGGTCACGCTGATGCGGACGACCGCGGACGAGAACCGCCGGATGGGGCTGTGGATCGGCGAGCGGCTGAACCGGATGGAGGGGCCGGTGCGCTTCCTGATCCCGGAGGGGGGCGTCTCCGCGCTCGACGCGCCCGGCCAGCCCTTCTGGGACCCGGCGGCCGACGCGGCGCTCTTCGACGCGATCGCCGCCACCGTCCGGGTCACCGCGAACCGGCAGATCGTGCGGCTGCCGCACCACATCAACGATCCCGCCTTCGCGGCGGCGCTCGCCCAGCATTTCCGCGCCCTGCACCAGGGCCGGTTCCGCGGCGCATCCGGCAGGACCTGA
- a CDS encoding ABC transporter ATP-binding protein has product MNAPVSAARSAAVGSSQVSGGNALELRGITKRFGALTAISDVTLSVRPGERRAVLGSNGAGKTTLFNCITGDFLPTAGFIRFFGEDITAFPPHERIRRGLRRTYQISSLFTGLTVADNVYLACRGVSRNRFSLVRPRRDDALVHAADLLIEAVHLTADRDRIVGELAYGQQRQLEIALALSGAPRFVLFDEPAAGLSPTERRDLVAILTSLPGHIGYIIIEHDMDVALRVVESVTMMHNGRIFKEGAPADIEDDPEVQELYLGGGHG; this is encoded by the coding sequence ATGAACGCTCCGGTCTCCGCCGCCCGATCGGCCGCCGTCGGGTCGAGCCAGGTCAGCGGCGGCAATGCGCTGGAGTTGCGCGGCATCACCAAGCGCTTCGGGGCCCTGACGGCCATCTCGGATGTCACCCTGTCGGTTCGGCCGGGCGAGCGGCGGGCCGTGCTCGGCTCGAACGGCGCCGGCAAGACCACGCTCTTCAACTGCATCACGGGGGACTTCCTGCCGACCGCGGGCTTCATCCGCTTCTTCGGCGAGGACATCACGGCCTTCCCGCCCCACGAGCGCATCCGCCGCGGACTGCGGCGCACCTACCAGATCTCGTCGCTGTTCACCGGCCTGACCGTGGCGGACAACGTCTACCTGGCCTGCCGGGGCGTGTCGCGGAACCGCTTCTCGCTCGTCCGCCCGCGCCGCGACGACGCGCTGGTCCATGCGGCCGACCTGCTGATCGAGGCCGTGCACCTGACGGCGGACCGGGACAGGATCGTGGGCGAGCTCGCGTATGGGCAGCAGCGGCAACTCGAGATCGCCCTCGCGCTCTCCGGCGCGCCGCGCTTCGTGCTGTTCGACGAGCCGGCCGCGGGTCTGTCTCCGACGGAGCGGCGCGACCTGGTCGCCATCCTGACGTCGCTGCCGGGCCACATCGGCTACATCATCATCGAGCACGACATGGACGTGGCGCTGCGCGTCGTCGAGAGCGTGACGATGATGCACAACGGCCGGATCTTCAAGGAAGGCGCGCCGGCCGACATCGAGGACGATCCGGAAGTCCAGGAACTCTACCTCGGAGGCGGACATGGCTGA
- a CDS encoding FAD binding domain-containing protein encodes MPLDLRNAATLAEAAGILAADRGARLLSGGTLVMRDVNEGRLTEGTLVRIVDPAYRQIQASGSRVELGAGVTLSAILGERDLACLHAPARSIGGPAIRNMATVGGNLFAEPPYGDLAVALLALDAQVLVLAGYGSARAVPIEEFLAGRGRGDQRLVVAVQFTRPQNPGDLRYRKVSRVKPKGASVLSIAAHLPGAPSRIGQARVAYGAMGPTPLRARGVERALEGRALDAGTIAAARAAALEGVKPATDAIASEWYRREVLPVHLVRLLSEPA; translated from the coding sequence ATGCCGCTCGACTTGCGCAACGCCGCCACCCTGGCCGAAGCAGCCGGGATCCTCGCCGCCGACCGGGGGGCGCGGCTCCTCTCCGGCGGCACGCTCGTGATGCGCGACGTCAACGAGGGACGGCTGACGGAGGGCACGCTCGTCCGGATCGTCGACCCGGCCTACCGCCAGATTCAGGCGTCCGGCAGCCGGGTCGAGCTCGGCGCGGGCGTGACCCTGTCGGCGATCCTCGGCGAGCGCGACCTCGCCTGCCTGCACGCCCCCGCCCGCTCGATCGGCGGGCCGGCCATCCGCAACATGGCGACGGTCGGCGGCAACCTCTTCGCCGAACCGCCCTACGGGGACCTCGCCGTCGCGCTCCTCGCGCTCGACGCACAGGTCCTGGTTCTGGCCGGCTACGGCAGCGCGCGCGCCGTGCCGATCGAGGAGTTCCTGGCCGGCCGGGGACGGGGCGACCAGCGGCTGGTCGTCGCCGTCCAGTTCACCCGGCCCCAGAACCCGGGCGACCTGCGCTACCGGAAGGTCAGCCGGGTGAAGCCCAAGGGCGCCTCGGTCCTCTCGATCGCCGCCCACCTGCCGGGCGCGCCGAGCCGGATCGGCCAGGCGCGGGTCGCCTACGGCGCCATGGGGCCGACGCCGCTCCGGGCCCGGGGCGTGGAGCGGGCGCTCGAGGGGCGGGCCCTCGACGCCGGCACGATCGCGGCCGCGCGGGCCGCGGCGCTGGAGGGCGTCAAGCCCGCCACCGACGCCATCGCGAGCGAATGGTACCGCCGCGAGGTGCTGCCCGTGCACCTCGTCCGCCTCTTGTCGGAACCGGCCTGA
- a CDS encoding (2Fe-2S)-binding protein — MRKIPVQFRLNGSDRAAFADPADNLLTVLRRGLNDFGPKYGCGQGTCGTCSVLIDGELRLACLTLAAACDGASVETVSGMANGPDLHPVQVAFMEHFAAQCGFCTPGMLTAAKALLTRNPNPTREEVVEAIAGNICRCTGYAPIVEAILAAARAAPAQRRS, encoded by the coding sequence ATGCGCAAGATCCCGGTCCAGTTCCGACTGAACGGCTCCGACCGCGCGGCCTTCGCGGACCCGGCCGACAACCTGCTGACCGTACTCCGGCGCGGCCTCAACGACTTCGGCCCGAAATACGGCTGCGGCCAGGGCACCTGCGGAACCTGTTCGGTCCTGATCGACGGCGAACTGCGCCTCGCCTGCCTGACCCTCGCGGCCGCCTGCGACGGCGCCAGCGTGGAGACGGTCTCCGGGATGGCGAACGGGCCGGACCTGCACCCCGTCCAGGTCGCCTTCATGGAGCATTTCGCGGCGCAGTGCGGCTTCTGCACCCCCGGGATGCTCACCGCCGCCAAGGCTTTGCTGACGCGCAACCCGAACCCGACCCGCGAGGAGGTGGTCGAGGCGATCGCCGGCAACATCTGCCGCTGCACCGGCTACGCCCCGATCGTCGAAGCCATTCTGGCCGCCGCCCGCGCGGCGCCGGCCCAGCGCCGCAGCTGA
- a CDS encoding xanthine dehydrogenase family protein molybdopterin-binding subunit: protein MLEFRKDLFKDERDDDLNVVGKGVQRQDMLGHVTGRSPFFDDHAFEGLLHLKVVRSPHHHARLRRVDISAAERAPGVKRVLRGSDVPVNKNTLLSLINFGKDDEPTLAVDKVRYKGEPVVAIIADTEAAALAARALVRIEYEPLPAVFDVEAALEPGAPVVNETYPGNYFEYHDKYDHQKLRFGDVERGFAMADLIVEDRYQMSPIEHAPTETNGSIAAPEQNDRYVVHSCAQGLFFSLGTAAKILNLDSNRLHYIGGTVGGGFGGKVDSLTEPLSILGAMMTGRPVRYVLDREEEMLYGSPRGAERIYIKDGIMRDGRIVARHVRSYFDAGAYTRLSSYAAIKCTAHLPGPYTIPNVAAEITVAYTNRCPSTAMRGFGITAVDFALEVHMDKGAEAAGMDPMEFRILNAYRDGDMKPHRRVAKNTALIECVQVAAEKARWPLSDAARRQSSLVGGGGARAEIPATPIDENGRIGRPESRKGRPTQTLPAGTTRIPLTKQPIMEGSAEGRARPPAVPQYEPYRPAASPPPSPPPYQPPPRPAASAPLVPEPPPPPPAAPTTPHGAHRFSSVFGTRRR from the coding sequence ATGCTGGAATTCCGCAAGGACCTCTTCAAGGACGAGCGCGACGACGACCTCAACGTCGTCGGCAAGGGCGTGCAGCGGCAGGACATGCTCGGCCATGTCACGGGCCGGTCGCCCTTTTTCGACGACCACGCCTTCGAGGGCCTTTTGCATCTCAAGGTCGTCCGCAGCCCGCACCATCACGCGAGGCTCCGCCGCGTCGACATCTCGGCCGCCGAGCGCGCGCCCGGGGTCAAGCGGGTGCTGCGCGGGTCGGACGTCCCGGTCAACAAGAACACGCTCTTGTCTTTGATCAACTTCGGCAAGGACGACGAGCCGACGCTGGCCGTGGACAAGGTCCGCTACAAGGGCGAGCCGGTCGTGGCGATCATCGCCGACACCGAGGCGGCGGCGCTCGCCGCGCGTGCCCTCGTCCGGATCGAATACGAGCCGCTGCCGGCGGTGTTCGACGTCGAGGCGGCGCTGGAGCCGGGCGCGCCGGTCGTGAACGAGACCTACCCGGGCAACTACTTCGAATATCACGACAAGTACGACCACCAGAAGCTCCGCTTCGGCGACGTCGAGCGCGGCTTCGCCATGGCCGACCTGATCGTCGAAGACCGCTACCAGATGTCGCCGATCGAGCACGCGCCGACGGAGACGAACGGCTCGATCGCGGCGCCGGAGCAGAACGATCGCTATGTCGTGCATTCCTGCGCGCAGGGGCTGTTCTTCTCGCTCGGCACGGCGGCGAAGATCCTCAACCTGGATTCCAACCGGCTGCACTACATCGGCGGCACGGTCGGCGGCGGCTTCGGCGGCAAGGTGGACTCGCTGACCGAGCCCCTGTCGATCCTCGGCGCGATGATGACCGGCCGGCCCGTGCGCTACGTCCTCGACCGCGAGGAGGAGATGCTCTACGGCAGCCCACGCGGCGCCGAGCGGATCTATATCAAGGACGGCATCATGCGGGACGGCCGCATCGTCGCCCGCCACGTCCGCAGCTATTTCGACGCCGGCGCCTATACCCGGCTCTCCAGCTACGCGGCCATCAAGTGCACGGCGCACCTGCCGGGCCCCTACACGATCCCGAACGTCGCCGCCGAGATCACCGTCGCCTACACGAACCGCTGTCCGTCCACCGCCATGCGCGGTTTCGGCATCACGGCCGTCGACTTCGCGCTGGAGGTCCACATGGACAAGGGTGCGGAGGCCGCCGGAATGGATCCGATGGAGTTCCGGATCCTCAATGCCTATCGGGACGGCGACATGAAGCCCCACCGGCGCGTCGCCAAGAACACCGCGCTGATCGAATGCGTCCAGGTGGCGGCCGAGAAGGCCCGGTGGCCGCTGTCGGACGCCGCCCGCCGGCAGTCGTCGCTCGTCGGCGGCGGCGGGGCGCGCGCCGAGATCCCGGCGACGCCGATCGACGAGAACGGCCGGATCGGCCGCCCGGAGAGCCGCAAGGGACGGCCGACCCAGACCCTGCCGGCCGGCACGACCCGCATCCCGCTGACGAAGCAGCCGATCATGGAGGGTTCGGCCGAGGGCCGCGCGAGGCCGCCCGCCGTGCCGCAATACGAGCCCTACCGCCCGGCCGCGTCGCCGCCGCCGTCTCCGCCCCCCTATCAGCCCCCGCCCCGCCCCGCGGCCTCCGCCCCGCTGGTGCCCGAGCCTCCGCCTCCGCCGCCCGCCGCGCCGACGACGCCGCACGGGGCGCACCGGTTCTCCTCGGTCTTCGGCACGAGGAGGCGCTGA
- a CDS encoding phosphoenolpyruvate hydrolase family protein — protein MPSFSRSELLARYRAMIARGEPIVGGGAGTGLSAKCEEAGGIDLIVIYNSGRYRMAGRGSLSGLMPYGDANAIVMDMAREVLPVVRKTPVVAGVCGTDPFRSMDVFLDEVKRIGFSGVQNFPTVGLIDGIFRRNLEETGMGYGLEVDMIGLAGSKDLLTTPYVFGEADAAAMAQAGADIVVCHLGLTTGGSIGAETALKLADCPALVDRWAEAALAVKPDAIVLVHGGPVAEPADAAFIMQNTRHCHGFYGASSMERLPVETAIRDQTRAFKAIGRHGAGGNEPTAGPDRRSRADG, from the coding sequence ATGCCCAGCTTCTCCCGCTCCGAACTCCTCGCCCGCTACCGCGCCATGATCGCCCGCGGCGAGCCGATCGTCGGCGGCGGCGCCGGCACCGGGCTCTCCGCCAAGTGCGAGGAGGCCGGCGGCATCGATCTGATCGTCATCTACAATTCCGGCCGCTACCGGATGGCCGGGCGCGGCTCGCTCTCCGGCCTTATGCCCTACGGCGACGCCAACGCCATCGTGATGGACATGGCGCGCGAGGTGCTGCCGGTCGTGAGGAAGACGCCTGTCGTCGCCGGGGTCTGCGGCACCGACCCGTTCCGGTCGATGGACGTCTTCCTCGACGAGGTGAAGCGGATCGGGTTCTCGGGCGTCCAGAACTTCCCCACCGTGGGCCTGATCGACGGGATCTTCCGCAGGAACCTGGAAGAGACCGGCATGGGCTATGGGCTCGAGGTCGACATGATCGGCCTCGCCGGCAGCAAGGACCTGCTCACCACCCCCTACGTCTTCGGCGAGGCCGATGCCGCCGCGATGGCGCAGGCCGGCGCCGACATCGTGGTCTGCCACCTCGGCCTGACCACCGGCGGCTCGATCGGCGCGGAGACCGCCCTGAAGCTCGCCGACTGCCCGGCCCTCGTCGACCGCTGGGCCGAGGCGGCGCTGGCGGTGAAGCCCGACGCCATCGTGCTCGTCCACGGCGGGCCGGTCGCCGAGCCGGCCGATGCCGCCTTCATCATGCAGAACACCCGGCATTGCCATGGCTTCTACGGCGCCTCCTCGATGGAACGGCTGCCGGTGGAGACGGCGATCCGGGATCAGACGCGGGCCTTCAAGGCCATCGGGCGCCACGGCGCCGGAGGGAACGAACCGACGGCGGGGCCTGACCGCCGATCGCGAGCCGACGGGTGA
- a CDS encoding SRPBCC family protein: protein MARVYVSSVINAPAARVWARVRDFNGLPNWHPAIAESRIENGEPSDKVGCIRAFSLRNGDRLREQLLGLSDYDLFCTYSILDSPMPLTNYVATLRLTPITDQDRTFIEWSADFDCAPDKEADLVAGIGGGVFQGGFDALKRAFGG, encoded by the coding sequence ATGGCCCGCGTCTATGTCTCGAGTGTCATCAATGCGCCGGCCGCCCGCGTCTGGGCCCGCGTGCGCGACTTCAACGGCCTGCCGAACTGGCATCCGGCGATCGCGGAGAGCCGGATCGAGAACGGCGAGCCGTCCGACAAGGTCGGCTGCATCCGCGCCTTCTCGCTCCGCAACGGCGACCGGCTGCGCGAGCAGCTCCTAGGCCTGTCGGACTACGACCTGTTCTGCACCTACTCGATCCTGGACTCGCCGATGCCGCTGACCAACTACGTCGCGACGCTGCGACTGACGCCCATCACCGACCAGGACCGGACCTTCATCGAATGGTCCGCCGATTTCGACTGCGCGCCCGACAAGGAGGCCGACCTCGTGGCCGGCATCGGCGGGGGCGTTTTTCAGGGCGGATTCGACGCGCTGAAGCGCGCCTTCGGAGGCTGA